CCTGGTGTGGCAGGCCGCGGTGCTGCTGGCCGAGCGGGCCGGGGTGCAGCCGGCCGTCCGGCTGGACGTGGCCAAGGGGATCCCGGTCGCGGGCGGGCTGGCCGGCGGCAGCGGCGACGCGGCCGGCACGCTGGTCGCCTGCGACGCGCTCTGGGGCACCGGCATGGAGCGGGCCGAGCTGCTGGAGCTGGCCGCCGACCTCGGCAGCGACGTCGCGTTCTCGCTGACCGGCGGCACCGCGCTCGGCACCGGCCGGGGCGAGCGGCTCACCCCGGTGCTGGCCACCGGCCGCTGGCACTGGGTGCTCGCGGTCGCCGGCGACGGCCTGTCCACCCCGCGCGTCTACGGCGAGCTGGACCGGCTCCGTACGGAGACGGAGCAGCCGGCCGCGGGCGAGCCGGACCGGCTGATCAACGCTCTGCGTACGCACGACCCGACCGCGCTCGGCGGGCTGCTGGCCAACGACCTGCAGGCGCCGGCGCTGGCGCTGCGGCCGGAGCTGCGGCGCACGCTGCGGGTCGGGGTCGACCTCGGCGCGCTCGGCGGGATCGTCTCCGGGTCCGGGCCGACCTGCGCGTTCCTGTCCCGGTCCCGGGAGGCCGCGGTCCGGCTGGCGGCGGCGCTGGCCGGGGCGGGCGTCTGCCGTACGGTCCGGGTCGCGTACGGCCCGGTCCCCGGCGCCCGGATCGTCGCGGACGAGGAGGGCACCCCGTGACCGGGGCGGTGCCGCTGGTCTCGCTGGAGGGTGTCGGCAAGGCGTACGCGACGACCGTGGTCCTCGACGGCGTCTCGCTCGGGGTCGGTGCCGGCGAGCGGATCGGCGTGGTCGGCGTCAACGGCGGCGGCAAGTCCACCCTGCTGCGCCTCCTCACCGGTCAGGAGGAGCCCGACAGCGGCCGGGTCGCGATGGCCGGCAGCCTGCGGATCGGGTACGTCGACCAGCGCACCGACCCGGCCGGCGGCACCGTCCGGGACGCCGTGCTGGCCGGCTACGGCGAGGTGCACGAGTGGGCCGGCGACGCCGCCGTCCGCGAGGTGCTGGCCGGACTGGGGCTGCCCCGCATCGGCCTGGACAGCCTGACCGAGCGGCTGTCCGGCGGCGAGCGGCGCCGGGTCGCGCTGGCCGCCGCCCTGGTCGCCCGGGCCGACCTGCTCGTGCTGGACGAGCCGACCAACCACCTCGACGTCGAGGGCGTGGCCTGGCTGGCCGGGCACCTCACGGCGCGGCGGGAGGGGCTGGTCGTGGTCACCCACGACCGCTGGTTCCTCGACGAGGTCAGCGAGCAGACCTGGGAGGTCGGCGACGCGACCGTCCGCCGCTACGAGGGCGGCTACTCCGCGTACGTGCTGGCCCGGGCGGAGCGGTCCCGGCAGGCGGCCGCGTCCGAGGCCCGCCGGCAGAACCTGCTGCGCAAGGAGCTGGCCTGGCTGCGCCGCGGGCCGCCGGCCCGGACCAGCAAGCCGAAGTTCCGCATCGACGCCGCCCAGGCGCTGATCGCGGACGAGCCGCCGCCGCGGGACTCGACCCGGCTGCAGGCCTTCGCCACCCGCCGCCTCGGCAAGAGCGTCTACGACGTCGAGGACGTCACCCTCAAGCTCGGCGACCGGACCCTGCTCGACGGCGTGACCTGGCGGCTCGGGCCGGGCGACCGGGTCGCGATCGTCGGCGTGAACGGGGCCGGCAAGACCACCCTGCTGCGCCTGCTGCTCGGTCAGCAGCAGCCGGACGCGGGGGCGGTCAAGGTCGGGCAGACCGTACGGCCCGGGTACCTGTCCCAGGACGTGGCCGAGCTGCCGCCGGAGATCCGGCTGCTGGAGGCGGTCGAGGAGATCGCCCGCAGCGTGAACCTCGGCGGGGTCGACCTGACCGCGTCCCAGCTGGCCGAGCGGTTCGGCTTCGGCGCGTCCCGGCAGTGGACCCCGGTCAGCGACCTGTCCGGCGGGGAGCGGCGCCGGCTGCAGCTGCTGCGGCTGCTCATGGCCGAGCCGAACGTGCTGCTGCTGGACGAGCCGACCAACGACCTGGACACCGACACGCTGGCCGCGCTGGAGGACCTGCTCGACTCCTGGGCCGGCACGCTGATCGTGGTCAGCCACGACCGGTACCTGGTCGAGCGGGTCTGCGACTCGATCGTCGCGCTGCTCGGCGACGGCCGGCTGGCCGCGCTGCCGGGCGGGATCGAGGACTACCTGGCCCGGCGCCGGGCCGACCGGGAGGCCGAGGCCGGGCCGGTGTCGCGGCGCGCCGGCGGGGACACCCGGGCCGACGCCAAGGCCGCCCGCCGGGAGCTGAGCCGGCTCGAGCGCCGGATCGCCACGCTGGACAAGCAGCAGGCCCGGCTGCTGGAGGAGCTGGCCGAGCACGCCACCGACCACGTGAAGGTGACCGAGCTCGACGGCCGGCTGCGGGCGCTCGCGGCCGAGAAGGACACGGCCGAGGCCGCCTGGCTCGAGCTCGCCGAGACCGCCGAGGGCTGATCGCCGACCCGGTGACGCCTCCGCGTACGGACTGGGTACGGTCTGTCCGGATCACGGATGGAGGCCCCGCGATGGCGATGCTCGGTCTGAAGACCCTGCCGGTGAACCATCGCCTGCACCCGATCTACCGGATCCTCGGTGTGCTGGTCGGGTTGCTGCTGGTCGCTCTCGGTATCGTCGGGTTCCTCGTGTCCGGCAACTTCCTCGGCATCCCGACCAGCGCCGCGTTCTGCGGGATCTGCCTGGTGGCCGGGGCGATCTACATCGCCGCGGCGGGGCAGGGACGCAACGCGGCGGCCGAGGCCAATGCGTACACCGGGGCCGTGCTGATCCTGCTCGGCCTGGTCGGCATGCTGACCATGCACAACGCCGGCTCGAACTTCCTCGACGTCACGATGGCGGACCTGGTCGTCTGGTTCGTGGCCGGGATGACCGGCCTCGCCGCCGGCTTCTACGGCCGCGTCGGTCCGGTCCCGGCGCACTAACGTTCGCGGGTCACGAGGGCCGGCTTGGTCTTGAGCTCGGACAACCCGTACCAGGCCAGGTTGACCAGGTGGGCGGCGACCTCGTCGCGCTTGGGCTTGCGGGCCTCCAGCCACCACTGGCCGGTCAGCGCGACCATGCCGACCAGGGCCTGCGAGTAGAGCCCGGCCAGCTTCGGGTCGAAGCCGCGGTCCTTGAACTCGCCGGCCAGCAGGTATTCGACCTGGCTGGCGATGTCGTTGAGCAGGCTGGAGAACGTGCCGCTGGTGCTGGCGACGGGGGAGTCCCGGACCATGATCCGGAACCCGTCGGTCTCCTTCTCGATGTACGTCAGCAGCGCCAGCGCCGCCTGCTCCAGCAGCTCGCGCGGGCTGCCGGCGGTCAGCGCGCCGGTGAAGACGCTGAGCATGCGCTCCATCTCGCGGTCGATGACGACCGCGTAGAGGCCTTCCTTGCCGCCGAAGTGCTCGTACACGATGGGCTTGCTGACGCCGGCCCGGTTCGCGATCTCCTCGGTGGAGGTGCCGTCGAACCCCTTCTCGGCGAACAGGGAGCGGCCGACATCGAGGAGCTGCTCGCGGCGCTCCTTGCCGCTCATCCGGACCCTCGGCCGGCCCCTGTCCGGGTCAGTCACCGGGCCAGCCTAGGGCGTGCCGCCGGCGCCCGGCGGCACGCCCCTGGCACCCGCGGATCAGGCCGGGACGTTTTCGGGGGCCCGCTCGACCGCGGTGACCCGCCGGCTGGCGATCCGCTCGGGCGTCGGCCACTTCACGTCGCGCACCCAGCCGACCTTCTCGAAGAACCAGATGAGCCGGGCGGAGATGTCGATCTGCCCGCGCAGCACGCCGTGCCGGGCCATCGACGGGTCGGCGTGGTGGGAGTTGTGCCAGGACTCGCCGAAGCTCAGGATCGCCAGCGGCCAGAAGTTCGCCGACTTGTCCCGGGCCACGAACGGCCGCTCGCCGATCGCGTGGCAGATCGAGTTGATCGACCAGGTCACGTGGTGCAGCAGGCCGATGCGGACGAGCGAGGCCCAGAAGAACGCGGACAGCGCGCCGGACCAGGACATCGTGATCAGGCCGCCGAGCAGGGCCGGCAGGCCGAAGCTGATCAGCACCAGCACCGGGAAGAACTTCTCGATGCGGACGATCGCCTTGTCCGCCAGCAGGTCCGGGGTGAACCGCTCCTGGTTGGTGTGCTCGACGTCGAACAGCCAGCCGACGTGGGCGAACCAGAGGCCCTTCAGCAGCGCCGGCACGGTCTCGCCGTAGCGCCAGGGCGAGTGCGGGTCGCCCTCCTTGTCGCTGAACGCGTGGTGCCGGCGGTGGTCGGCGACCCAGCGGATCACGCCGCCCTCGACCGACAGCGACCCGGCCACCGCGAGGGTGAGCCGCAGCCAGCGCTGGGCCTTGAAGCCGCCGTGGGTGAAGTAGCGGTGGAAGCCGACCGTCACCCCCAGCCCGGAGACCAGGTAGAAGCCGACCGCGAGGCCGACGTCGAGCCAGCTGATGCCCCAGCCCCAGGCGACCGCGATCGCGCCCACCAGGGCCAGGAACGGGAGAGTCACGATGACGTAGAGCAGGGTCTGTTCGACCATGCCTTTGCTCTCGTCGGTCATCGGCTTGGGGCCACGGGGCGGGGCGCTGACGGCTGTCGGCATGGGTCCTCCCGGTAAGGATGCGGGGGCGGGGCCGCTCGGTGCCTGGCTACGCCACCGTAACCTACGGATCCGTAACTTGCGACCGTGCATTGTGGTAGTTCCCGTTACGAGCGGGGCTCACTCGTCCTCTGGACTACTCTCGGCACACCGTGGGGGATGGGGTAATCGGCAGCCCGCCGGCCTTTGGAGCCGTGCAGTCTCGGTTCGAGTCCGAGTCCCCCAGCTCCCTAGGCGACGCTTGCCCGTGGAAAGCGCGGGCCTTGGGGAGCTGTCCATGCTTGCCGCGGGGGCGACCCCCGCGAGCCCCGCGTTCCGGCGGCCGCCGGTCGGGCGGTGGTTCCGCCCGGCCTCGCCTGTCGGCCTCGCCTGTCGGCCTCGGTTGCTCGCCTGTCGGCCTCGCCTGTCGGTCTCGGTTGCTCGGCTGTCGGCCTTGCTGTCGGTCTCGGCGGCTGGCCCCGGTCGTGGGGGTGGGGAGCTGGGGTTGTCCCGGCGGGTGGGGGAGTGGGGGCACGGTTACGCTGGGGTGGCAACGGTGCCGTCGCATGCTGAGGAGCTTCTCTTGACGGACGCCCGCCCGGCCGCAGTTGTCGTGCTCGCCGCGGGAGAGGGCACCCGGATGCGGTCGGCGACCCCGAAGGTTCTTCACGAATTGGCCGGGCGCACGCTCGTCGGGCACGCGCTGGCGGCCTGCGCGCCGCTCGGCGCGGACGCCACGGTCGTCGTCGTCGGGGCCGGGCGGGACGCGGTCTCCGCGCACCTGGCCGCGATCGCGCCCGCCGCGCTCCCGGTCGTGCAGGCCGAGCAGCGCGGGACCGGGCACGCCGCCCGGGTCGCGCTGGAGGCCGTGCCCGAGGTCGACGGCACCGTGCTGGTGCTGCCCGGTGACGCCCCGCTGCTGCGCGCGGAGACGCTGCGCCGCCTGGTCGAGGAGCACCAGAGCAGCGGCGCGGCCGCGACCCTGCTCACCGCCGTGCTGCCGGACCCGACCGGCTACGGCCGGGTGCTGCGCCGCCCCGGCGGCGAGGTCGAGGCGATCGTCGAGCACCGCGACGCCACCGACGAGCAGCGCGCCGTCGCCGAGATCAACACCAGCGTGTACGCGTTCGAGTCCGGCCCGCTGCGGGACGCGCTGGCCCGGCTCTCCTCGGACAACTCGCAGGGCGAGGAGTACCTGACCGACGTGGTCGGGCTGTTCGTCGCGGCCGGGCTCCCGGTGGGCGCGCTGCCGGCCGCCGCGCTGGAGACGGCCGGGGTGAACGACCGGGTGCAGCTGGCGGCGGCGCACCGCGCGTACAACGACCGGCTGCTGGCGGACTGGATGCGGGCCGGGGTGACCGTCGTCGACCCGGCGACCACCTGGGTCGACGCCGAGGTCGAGCTGGCCCCGGACGTGACCCTGGCCCCGGGCGTGCAGCTGAAAGGCCGGACCCGGGTCGAGCGCGGCGCCGAGATCGGCCCGGACTGCACGCTGATCGACACCGCGGTCGGCGAAGGCGCCCGCGTGCTGCGGGCGCACTGCGTCGGCGCCGAGATCGGCCCGGACGCGGACGTCGGCCCGTTCGCCTACCTGCGGCCCGGGGCCCGGCTCGGCCCCGGCAGCAAGGTCGGGACGTACGTGGAGGTGAAGGGCAGCGAGATCGGCCCCGGCGCGAAGGTCCCGCACCTTTCCTATGTGGGGGACGCCACAGTCGGTGCCGGATCGAACCTCGGAGCGGGCACGATCACGGCGAACTACGACGGCGTGGCCAAGCACCGCACCACGATCGGCGAGCATGTCCGGATCGGCAGCGACACGGTGCTGGTCGCCCCCGTGACCGTGGGCGACGGCGCCTTCACCGCGGCCGGCTCGGTCATCGTCGGCGAGGTGCCGCCGGGTGAGCTCGGGGTCGGGCGAGCCCGGCAACGGAACATCCCGGGGTGGGTGGCGAAACGCCGCGGGGGTACCCCGTCGGCCGCCGCGGCCGAGCGGGCGCGGGGCGAGGAGGGCCAGCGGTGAACCAGGCGATCCATGCGCAGAACCGCAAGAGCCTGATCCTGCTGTCCGGACGGGGCTACCCGGCGCTGGCCGAGGAGATCGCCGCGCACCTCGGGGTCGAGCTCACCAGCACCTCCGCGTACGACTTCGCCAACGGCGAGATCTACATCCGGTACGAGGACTCCGTCCGCGGCAGCGACGCGTTCGTGATCCAGAGCCACACCGCGCCGATCAACACCTGGGTGATGGAGACGCTGATCATGGTGGACGCGCTGAAGCGCGCGTCGGCCAAGCGGATCACCGTGGTGACGCCGTTCTATCCGTACTCGCGGCAGGACAAGAAGCACCGCGGCCGGGAGCCGATCTCGGCCCGGCTGATCTCTGACCTGTTCGAGCGGGCCGGGGCGGACCGGATCATGTCCGTGGACCTGCACACCGCGCAGATCCAGGGTTTCTTCGACGGCCCGGTGGACCACCTGTTCGCGCTGCCCCTGCTGGCCGACCACGTCGAGGAGAAGTACGCGGGGGCCAAGTTCACCGTGGTCTCCCCGGACTCCGGCCGGCTGCGGGTGGCCGAGCGCTGGACCGACCGGCTCGGCGGCTGCCCGCTGGCCTTCATCCACAAGACCCGCGACCCGCTCAAGCCCAACGAGGTCGTCGCGCACCGGGTCGTCGGCGACGTCGCCGGCCGCAGCTGCATCCTCGTCGACGACATGATCGACACCGGTTCGACGATCGTCAGCGCGGCCCGCCAGCTCAAGGACGCCGGGGCCGCGGACGTGATCATCGTCGCGACCCACGGCATCCTGTCCGGACCGGCGATCGACCGGCTGAAGAACGCGCCGATCAACGAGATCGTGCTGACCAACACGCTGCCGATCCCGCCGGAGAAGCAGATCGACGGGATGACCGTGCTGTCGATCGCGCCGCTGATCGCCCGCGCGATCCGCGAGGTCTTCGAGGACGGCTCGGTCACCAGCCTCTTCGACGGCGCCTCCTGAGCCGCCGGCCGGCCGGCCCGCGCTCGGGCTGACCAGCCGGATTCGGGCCCGCACCACCCCCGCTGCTAAACTCGCAGGGTTGCCCCGGCGAGGGCGTCCCAGTGGCCGCCGTCATCGACGCGGCGCGCCGTGCGCGTCTCTCGCCCCCTGCGCGCGTACGAGGAGAATTCCACCGTGGCCGACGAGGTCCGCATCCAGGCCGAGCCCCGCACCGAGTTCGGCAAGGGCGGTGCCCGCCGCACCCGCCGGGCCGGAAAGATTCCCGCCGTGCTCTACGGGCACGGCACCGAGCCGCGACACCTCTCGTTGCCGGCCCGCGAGTTCGGCCAGGCGATCAAGGGTGGCGGCAACACGCTGCTGACCCTGCAGATCGACGGCGCCAGCGAGCTCGCGCTGCCCAAGGCGATCCAGCGCAACCCGATCCGCGGCGACTACGAACACGTCGACCTGCTGCTGGTCCGCCGCGGCGAGAAGGTCACCGTCGAGGTCCGGCTCTACCTCACCGGCGAGGCCGACCGTGACGGCCTGGTCGACCAGCAGCTGATGACGCTGACGGTCGAGGCCGAGGCGACGAACATCCCGGACCACTTCGACGTGAGCATCGACGGCATGCGGATCGGCGACAACGTCACCGCCGGCGCGGTCGACCTGCCCTCCGGCACCACGCTGATCGGCGACGCGGACCAGGTCGTGGTCGCGGTGCTGGCCGCGCCTTCCGAGGCGCAGCTCGACGCCGAGCTCGCCGACGCGGAGTCCGAGGCCGGCATCGCGCGCGACGAGCCGACCGAGACGGGCGACGAGGCTCCGGCCGAGCAGCCCGCGGCGGCCCCCGCCGAGTAGTAGTGGATCCGTTCCTGGTCGTCGGGCTCGGGAATCCGGGCCCGGCGTACCGGGGCAACCGGCACAACGTCGGTTTCTTCGTGCTCGACCTGCTGGCCGGACGGGTCGGTGGCCGGTTCTCCAAGCACAAGGCCCGCGCCGACGTGCTGGAGGGCCGGCTCGGCCCGCCGCCGGCGCCGCGGGTGGTGCTGGGCGAGCCCCGGTCGTACATGAACGAGTCCGGCGGACCGGTGGCCGGGCTCTGCGGCTTCTACAAGATCCCGGTCGAGCAGCTGGTCGTCGTGCACGACGAGCTCGACCTGCCGTACGGGTCGCTGCGGCTCAAGCGCGGCGGCGGCGACAACGGGCACAACGGGCTGCGCTCGATCACCCGCTCGCTGGGCAGCAAGGAGTACCTGCGGGTGCGCTTCGGCATCGGCCGCCCGCCCGGCCGGATGGACCCGGCCGACTACGTGCTGCGGGACTTCTCCGCCACCGAGCGCAAGGACCTCGACTTCCACGTCGACCGCTGCGCCGACGCGGTCGAGGCTCTCGTCCGCGAGGGCCTCGAGGCCGCGCAGAACCGGTACAACGACTAGCTGAGCGACAGGGCCGCGGGGACCATCGCCAGGCT
The window above is part of the Mycobacteriales bacterium genome. Proteins encoded here:
- the pth gene encoding aminoacyl-tRNA hydrolase, giving the protein MDPFLVVGLGNPGPAYRGNRHNVGFFVLDLLAGRVGGRFSKHKARADVLEGRLGPPPAPRVVLGEPRSYMNESGGPVAGLCGFYKIPVEQLVVVHDELDLPYGSLRLKRGGGDNGHNGLRSITRSLGSKEYLRVRFGIGRPPGRMDPADYVLRDFSATERKDLDFHVDRCADAVEALVREGLEAAQNRYND
- a CDS encoding 4-(cytidine 5'-diphospho)-2-C-methyl-D-erythritol kinase, which translates into the protein MSSTRLLGVPEPVTVRVPAKVNLHLAAGPARDDGYHDLVTVFHAVSLYDEVTATPARDLSIGISGEGAGDLPLNADNLVWQAAVLLAERAGVQPAVRLDVAKGIPVAGGLAGGSGDAAGTLVACDALWGTGMERAELLELAADLGSDVAFSLTGGTALGTGRGERLTPVLATGRWHWVLAVAGDGLSTPRVYGELDRLRTETEQPAAGEPDRLINALRTHDPTALGGLLANDLQAPALALRPELRRTLRVGVDLGALGGIVSGSGPTCAFLSRSREAAVRLAAALAGAGVCRTVRVAYGPVPGARIVADEEGTP
- a CDS encoding ABC-F family ATP-binding cassette domain-containing protein, with protein sequence MTGAVPLVSLEGVGKAYATTVVLDGVSLGVGAGERIGVVGVNGGGKSTLLRLLTGQEEPDSGRVAMAGSLRIGYVDQRTDPAGGTVRDAVLAGYGEVHEWAGDAAVREVLAGLGLPRIGLDSLTERLSGGERRRVALAAALVARADLLVLDEPTNHLDVEGVAWLAGHLTARREGLVVVTHDRWFLDEVSEQTWEVGDATVRRYEGGYSAYVLARAERSRQAAASEARRQNLLRKELAWLRRGPPARTSKPKFRIDAAQALIADEPPPRDSTRLQAFATRRLGKSVYDVEDVTLKLGDRTLLDGVTWRLGPGDRVAIVGVNGAGKTTLLRLLLGQQQPDAGAVKVGQTVRPGYLSQDVAELPPEIRLLEAVEEIARSVNLGGVDLTASQLAERFGFGASRQWTPVSDLSGGERRRLQLLRLLMAEPNVLLLDEPTNDLDTDTLAALEDLLDSWAGTLIVVSHDRYLVERVCDSIVALLGDGRLAALPGGIEDYLARRRADREAEAGPVSRRAGGDTRADAKAARRELSRLERRIATLDKQQARLLEELAEHATDHVKVTELDGRLRALAAEKDTAEAAWLELAETAEG
- a CDS encoding acyl-CoA desaturase encodes the protein MPTAVSAPPRGPKPMTDESKGMVEQTLLYVIVTLPFLALVGAIAVAWGWGISWLDVGLAVGFYLVSGLGVTVGFHRYFTHGGFKAQRWLRLTLAVAGSLSVEGGVIRWVADHRRHHAFSDKEGDPHSPWRYGETVPALLKGLWFAHVGWLFDVEHTNQERFTPDLLADKAIVRIEKFFPVLVLISFGLPALLGGLITMSWSGALSAFFWASLVRIGLLHHVTWSINSICHAIGERPFVARDKSANFWPLAILSFGESWHNSHHADPSMARHGVLRGQIDISARLIWFFEKVGWVRDVKWPTPERIASRRVTAVERAPENVPA
- a CDS encoding 50S ribosomal protein L25/general stress protein Ctc; this translates as MRVSRPLRAYEENSTVADEVRIQAEPRTEFGKGGARRTRRAGKIPAVLYGHGTEPRHLSLPAREFGQAIKGGGNTLLTLQIDGASELALPKAIQRNPIRGDYEHVDLLLVRRGEKVTVEVRLYLTGEADRDGLVDQQLMTLTVEAEATNIPDHFDVSIDGMRIGDNVTAGAVDLPSGTTLIGDADQVVVAVLAAPSEAQLDAELADAESEAGIARDEPTETGDEAPAEQPAAAPAE
- a CDS encoding ribose-phosphate diphosphokinase, with translation MNQAIHAQNRKSLILLSGRGYPALAEEIAAHLGVELTSTSAYDFANGEIYIRYEDSVRGSDAFVIQSHTAPINTWVMETLIMVDALKRASAKRITVVTPFYPYSRQDKKHRGREPISARLISDLFERAGADRIMSVDLHTAQIQGFFDGPVDHLFALPLLADHVEEKYAGAKFTVVSPDSGRLRVAERWTDRLGGCPLAFIHKTRDPLKPNEVVAHRVVGDVAGRSCILVDDMIDTGSTIVSAARQLKDAGAADVIIVATHGILSGPAIDRLKNAPINEIVLTNTLPIPPEKQIDGMTVLSIAPLIARAIREVFEDGSVTSLFDGAS
- the glmU gene encoding bifunctional UDP-N-acetylglucosamine diphosphorylase/glucosamine-1-phosphate N-acetyltransferase GlmU — translated: MTDARPAAVVVLAAGEGTRMRSATPKVLHELAGRTLVGHALAACAPLGADATVVVVGAGRDAVSAHLAAIAPAALPVVQAEQRGTGHAARVALEAVPEVDGTVLVLPGDAPLLRAETLRRLVEEHQSSGAAATLLTAVLPDPTGYGRVLRRPGGEVEAIVEHRDATDEQRAVAEINTSVYAFESGPLRDALARLSSDNSQGEEYLTDVVGLFVAAGLPVGALPAAALETAGVNDRVQLAAAHRAYNDRLLADWMRAGVTVVDPATTWVDAEVELAPDVTLAPGVQLKGRTRVERGAEIGPDCTLIDTAVGEGARVLRAHCVGAEIGPDADVGPFAYLRPGARLGPGSKVGTYVEVKGSEIGPGAKVPHLSYVGDATVGAGSNLGAGTITANYDGVAKHRTTIGEHVRIGSDTVLVAPVTVGDGAFTAAGSVIVGEVPPGELGVGRARQRNIPGWVAKRRGGTPSAAAAERARGEEGQR
- a CDS encoding TetR/AcrR family transcriptional regulator, coding for MSGKERREQLLDVGRSLFAEKGFDGTSTEEIANRAGVSKPIVYEHFGGKEGLYAVVIDREMERMLSVFTGALTAGSPRELLEQAALALLTYIEKETDGFRIMVRDSPVASTSGTFSSLLNDIASQVEYLLAGEFKDRGFDPKLAGLYSQALVGMVALTGQWWLEARKPKRDEVAAHLVNLAWYGLSELKTKPALVTRER